Below is a window of Humulus lupulus chromosome 2, drHumLupu1.1, whole genome shotgun sequence DNA.
GTATTGACCACAAATGAGCACTCAACATGTATGATGGGAATTAAGCCTAGATGAGCACTCAGTGTGTATATGCTAAGCATTATGTCATTTCCCAAGCTGGGACACTCTCGAGCGCTTGACATATGTGTTGAGCTTCAGTGTGAGTGTCTCTAGTTGGGACGTTCATGATCATTCGACACACACTGTCGGAAATTCATTAGTGCTCATCTGACACAAGAACACTAAAAATTATTGAGTTGGTAactaaaaatttaataattattagtTGTTGTCTTGTTGATGGTTGCAACAAATTATCAAATTAGTGACTAACAATTCAGAATTTTTGAGTTATTAATAGCCTTAAAAGAGTTTTGGCTTATTGTATATGTGGTAATTTATTGTGTAGTGTGACTATTTCCTTTCTTTGTAAAATACCaactttttaatattttataaaaaatatcacaatttttAGTAGTTCTCAAAAATACTATGTGTCATTCGTATatagtttttaatttattaataatatttttgcGAATTTTTCCATTATGTTATAGGCTATCTAATAGAGTTATATAAGTGATCTTATTACAATTTGAGGGGGGAAAGACCATTAGAATTAGGGTTGAGGTTTCATCTTAAAATCAATTGGTGTTAATTGAAGTAACATTTTCCTTTATAAGGATATTGTTGTTCCTATATATTTTTCATATGGGACTTTTTTCACATGTAGTACGCCCCCTCACATTTGGGCCTGAAAATGTGGGCCTTATGAACGACCTTATATACAACAGGACCAAACGTGAATATTTAATAGAATGTCACAAGATTTGTGGGAATATATGACATCACAAGGCGGGTTGGGAAATTTGTGGGTATGCACGTCGTCCGAAACAGGTCATAGAATCCAACATAAATCAACATACATTAGAAAGGTCTCAACCAAGGTCAAGAGTGGAGAGCAGCGGAAGTCGAACCTGCTCTTGATACCATATTACAATTTGAGGGGAGAAAGGCCACTAGAACTAGAATTAATGTTTTATCTTAAAATCAATTGGTGTTAAGTGGGGTAATCATTTCCTTTATAAGGATATTGTTGTTCTTATATATTTTACATGTGAAACTTTTTTCACATTTAATAAATCTAATAAATTGAACTCTAGAAAGTAATATTGAGCAATATATTTCTTCATGTAGAGACCcaaatattaatcaaattaaagtTGGTGAGAACTCATCGAGAGCTATAGTGATATTGTTGTAGAAGAGACCTAGCCTCTGTTGAACATCACAACATATGAAAacgtaattactttattattacaAAAGTAATTACACCAAGACTTGAATATAATATTTTATCATAACACACTCTAAACACTTACACACTTTGTTTTGAAGCACTCAATAATTTCTCTCACATTCTTTTTAGACACACTTATATAATACTTACTTAGACTCACACTTTTGGGACACTCACTTTGCTACTAACTTGGACAcacattacatttgtatttataggctacaaAGGAAACATCCAAATCTTTTTAGAATTTTctaatttatttaactactttctaTCTTTTTCTAAATGATTCTAGAACTCTTTATATATTGTCTAATTAGTtctaagtttcttcaagaacttttTAGAATGTTCTATGTTCTTTCTAGTATATTCTAGAACATTCTAAAACTCTAGAGCATTCTAAATATGGTAATCACTTTTAACAGCCTCATGCCTTTAATCATCATATattaattcaagtatatataatTAATCTATTGTATATTCTTTTGTTgtatttttgtgttattttcatcactatattatgtatatatattagatTGTATTTTGAGACATTGTTGTCTTCACTATAATATTGATTGAATATTGACTGTTTTGGAATCCACTTGCTATATATTGAATAACTAATATAGAGAATAATTAATTTTGTGTTAACATCATTGGGATAACATATTGTCATTTTCAGCCATGCCCTTTGGGTTATCCATAGACATGTAATTCATTTCCCACGTGGTTGATTTcgtataataataattataaaacacAAACCTACTCCATAACCATAACTAGTGgcatatataattaaaataaaaactatatatataaaggaAAAACACTATTGCCCAGGAAGACTTACATATATCAACttgtaaattaaaaatattacatgaattaattaaatagatattTGCGGTGAAAGTAGATAAGTTATTGTGTTTGTAAcacttaagttatttttttttgtgGCGAAAGTACATTCTTTCCATGTTTTGGTAAAGTTTAGTGGAGTTGTCTTTTTCACATCGTTAAGTACACCTACATAGTGTGAAATTTGTTTATAATTTGAGTACTTTTACCGCATTCATCTCTTTAATTGGACACTTTCGCTGCAAGCATATTTTAAATTGGATACTTTAGCTGCAAATATCTCTTTAATTTAGTACTTATGCCTACGTGTTACAGACGAACTTAACGGTGAGAATTGACAGTTGTACTAAACTACACTAAAACATGGACGAAATGTACCGTCAATAAAataattttggtatttaaattCTACAAACATAATAACTTAATTTCTTTCCCCGCAAACAACCcttaattaaatcacatatatctTTTTCGTCTATGTGTGGTCCGCCAGTCCATAACCACATATAAGTGATAAAGTCTAGTGTGTGGTAAGCAATGAGCTAATCCCAAAGAATAATTTAGTCCAAGCACGCTACTTTGACaagttaaaatatatatatatatatatatatatatactcatttttATTAAATTCCAATTTTGTCACGTTTCCCAGAATATATTCATTTTTTAACAAATACAAATCCTACCTATAAAAGAGGGTGATATCAAGCTGTATCTAAGATCAAGTCGAAAATGGTGGAGACAAACTCACCTGCAGCCCCTCTAAAGGTTGAATATGATAGAGCAAGTGAAGTTAAAGCTTTCGATGAGAGCAAAGTGGGAGTGAAAGGTCTTGTTGATGCTGGGATCACTCAGATTCCTCCCTTTTTCTACAAATCAATATGTGATGACAACCCTGTTGTAAATGATGCCCAATTTAGTATTCCAATTATAGACCTTGGTGGTCTCAATGGAGATCCATTTGGGAGAAAGGAGATTGTTGATAGAGTGAGAGCAGCCTCTGAGAATGGAGGGTTCTTCCAAATTGTCAACCATAGCATACCAAAAAGTGTTATGGAAGAAATGAAAGAAGGAGTTCGTCAATTTTACGAGCAAGATACTGAGGTGAAGAAAGCTCTTTATACAAGAGACTTTACTAAGCCATTGGTCTATAACACCAACAATAATCTCTATTCCTCCCCATCTGCAGATTGGAGGGTTACCTTTTTAGTTCGAATGGCTCCTGACCCTCCTAATCTAGAGGATTTGCCTCTTGTATGTAGGTATGCACTTTTCTAATCTGTTGTACTATTTGTGAAACAAATAAGTTGTTCTTGTTGTATGTAACAATCTAAATAAACTAACAAgtgtttttttttcaacttgAAGAGACATACTCGTTGAGTACTCGAAGCAAGTAATGAAAGTAGGGATTTTGGTGTTCGAGTTGATCTCAGAGGCTCTAGGACTGAATCCGAATCACTTGCATGACATAGATTGCACGGAGGGGTTAGTTCTTTTATGCCATTACTATCCACCATGCCCGCAACCAGAACTAACTATGGGGGTAACTAAGCACGCTGATATTGACTTCCTCACTGTTTTGCTTCAAGATGACATTGGTGGTCTGCAAGTTTTGAATAACAATGAGTGGGTTGATGTTTCTCCTCATCCTGGAGCTCTAGTGGTAAACATTGGAGATCTTCTTCAGGTAATAGTACTATATACTCTTTAATGGATATGAGTTTCAAATACTAAAATTTGAGGAGGCCAGTGCTAACAACAATCTCTTGTTTCAACCTCTTAGTTAACTCCCGTCTCCAAAAACACATGCCGgagtattttttttctatttttttacgGTAGTGTTCATTGTAGTTACAATATatattctgattttttttttgaaaaattctaaatagtttataGTATTGAAAGCAGGTTTGTATTTTTTCAAACACGTGTAGTAAGTAACCAGAATATCAAGAAATATTTGGAACTATGTTTTTGGTACAGTAATGGCATGTTTTTTTTGGAGACAGAGGTTGAAATAGTTGGTTGACCATAGCACTCCTCAAATCAAATTCGAGTTCTCACAAAATAGTTTACTTAGCTACATAAGAATATCATAAGCCCATTTAGCACTCTCATAAAAGAGTTGATTCATTATAGTTATGGTCTTAAGTATGTCTTAATAAACaataagttttttttctttttcttcttcatataatttttttgtgCTTCATTTTCTTCAGCTTATAACAAACGATAGATTCAAAAGTGTTGAGCACAGAGTTTTGGCCAGTCATGTGGGTCCTAGAGTATCTATTGCAGGCTTTTTCTGCACAGGTGTATTGTCAACTTCGAAACTGTACGGACCTATCAGTGAGTTGTTATCAAAAAATAATCCCCCAAAGTATAGAGAGACCACAGTAAAGGACTATATAGCTCATTCCGGCAAGAAAGGCCTTGATGGAACTAAACCATCAGATCATTTCAAGCTTGCCAAAGCAGAAtaatgatgaagatggtgactTAGTATTACAAATGCTTGTAAACTAAATAAATTTCAATGGATCTTTAAATTTTTATTGTGAGTTGAGTTGGTATGTGATGCATGAAAAATCTGAGAAAAAGAGCTCTATAAAGTGACTAGAAGAGAAGCTTTCAGTTGAATTTGTACCAAATATACAGATTTTAAAGAATATTTGTGTTTTAATTATGGTATAtggttttatttaaattaaaaaatggtggaaaactTCAACAGTTTAGAAAAAATGAgattaaaccatttaaaaaaatgatTCAGACAAATAGTATTGAAATAGTAACATATAGTTACTAGTTTGTGAAGTTTGagttttatatagttttaagGAGTTATCAAACTAGTAACTAACAATTAGTAATCATGAGTTACTAATGGTTCCATCAAATTATTGGATTAGGGACAAAACAATTTGACAAATATGTGTAACCAATAATTTCAAAGAGTTACCCAAAGATTGTTATTTTTGGTAGCTTATGTAATGTGACAACTTTTTACAAAGTACCaacttttaataatattttttgatATTGGCAACAAAACTTTCTATTCTTATTCGAAAGTTGGacttaaatgcttaatttttttAACAACTAAACTTCATTTCGTTAGAGCATCTCTAATAGAGTGTTATAAAAGTGATGTATAACCATTTTTAGCCCATCTTGTATATATACTAAATACAAGCAACgtttttgcttagttttatttatagaatttattaattatttttattatattaattattattgtcatataaatttcaaataaatattctcttttaattaaataatttatttatttatttttgtttaagtttatgtttgttctagtcttttaatttgggagtgacaacaagagattatatattatatgtttaatgtaatattaaatattatatgtagattttaaatttaaatttcttactaggttttttaaaaaaaataatttgttgttaattgacactagattatattatatgtttaatattattttattctaataagtgaatttaagtttaattaaattttatttaagttataaaacgtatgattttattatttttaaataattatcattgtaaaatatcttaaaaatatcatattttaatttgaataattattatttattatttttaaataattatcattgtaaactatctcaaaaatatcctattttaatctgtttaattatttattatttttaaataattatcattgtaaaacatctcaaaactattatattttaatttttttaattatttatttaagtttaagtgtttacaaactaccgttaaatataagaatattcggttaaagttaacattaaaaaaataaaaaaccgttaaaaccaataatttttattatctacacacttattatatagaagaaataTGTATTCATCATGTTCTTCTCAATTTGTTTTTTAATGTACAAGGAGGAAGAATATTCAAAAGCCAAGTCCAAATCTTCCAATATATTGTTTACTTGCACAAATACAACTGAATgcttattataaaaaattaaaataaaaagtaacAGGGCTTATTATGATAGAGTACAATAGTTTCCATATTCATGTTTACTATGATAATTCTCAATCTTTATCATTCTGTCTCATCGAGCTTGAGTTTAAAATGATCCAAGGCTTTGGTCCCATCAAGGCCTTTTTTACTGAATTGAATAGTGTAATCTTTCACTGTGATTTCTTTGTACTTTGGTGGGTTATTTTCTGATAACAATTCTTTGATCGGTCCATACAATTTCGAAGTTGGCAATACACCTGTGAAGAAGAAGCCTGCAATAGATATTCTAGGACCGTCATGGCTCGCCATAACTCTGTGCTCGACACTTTTGAATCTATCGTTTGTTATGAGCTGAAgcacaaaaaagaagaagaatgtcATGTTGTAAACACACAACACAACTCAAAGTATACactaacaaaataaaaatagaaatgaCAACAAAAATCGAACTATTAAAGAAATGGAAAAACAAGCAATCAAAACCAACCAGAATTATACTAGTTCGAACAACAATATGTTGGCCTACATCTAGTTTCCTCCAAATGAGGTCCCACTATGATTTGAATCTCTGTCATAATCTACTGTTCCAACAAGCCAAAAGCTTGTTTCAACACCTATACAAGTGAATAACTTCCAGCAAGAACCGAGACACCTTTTAGTTAAGTGGCATGGTTAGATTAGTAAGAATTATTATTCTACGTGTCATTTAAAAGCCTTTAACAAACAAAGAAATTTGATCAGGGTTGTCCGATACCACATGAGCTGACACTCTATGATCGGTTAGTGATAcatcataatacttattaaattcaaatatattagCCTAATATTAGATTAGACCAATAACGATATGACAATCCTCATACAAAGAAATCTGGTTTTTTTAATTCAAGTAGAATCTACTGATTTTCTTGCAGTTTTTGTTGTGAAACCAAAAGCAAAGAACATAATCATAACATGGAGGAAGTTGATACCTGAAGAATATCTCCAATGTTTACCACTAGAGCTCCAGATCGAGGAGACACGTCAATCCACTTACTGTCGTTTAGAACTTGAAGACCACCAATGTCATCTTGAAGCAACACAGTGAGAAAGTCAATATCGGCGTGTTTGGCTACGCTCATAGTTAGTTCTGGTTGAGGACATGGTGGACAGTAATGGCATGAAAGTGATAAGCCCTCTGCACAATCCATTTCATTCAAGTGATTTGGATTCAGCCCAAGAGCCTCAGAGATCAACTCGAATAGAAAAACCCCAACTTTCATCACTTGCTTCGAGTACTCCACGAGTATGTCTcttcaagtaaaaaaaaaaaagttcatatcATGACaattcattttcttcttcttctttctgtaaTACTAATCAGATCAGATTTTAATGTACCTGCATACATGGGGCAAATCTTCTGGTTTGGGAGGATGAGGAGCCATTCGAACAAGAAAAGTGTCTCTCCAATCTGCAGATGGAGAGGAATACAGACTATTGTTGGTGTTGTAGACCAGTGGCTTAGTGAAATCTCTGGTATAAAACTCTTTCTTTACCTCAGTTTCTTGCTCAAAAAATCTTCGAACACCATCTTTCATTTCTTCCATAACACTCACTGGAATGCCATGGTTGACAATCTGAAAGAACCCTCCATTTTCAGAAGCTTCTCTCACTCTATCAACAATCTCTCTTCGCTCGAATGGATCTCCATTGAGACCTCCAAGGTCTATAACTGGAACACTGAAGTGGGATTCTCTTGGATCATGAGTACTAATACTATCATCACATAATATTGTCTTGTGGAAGAAACGAGGAATCTGAGTAATCCCAGCATCAACAAGGCCTTTCACTCCAGCTTTAGTCTCATCAAAAGCTTTAACCTCACTTGCTCGATCATATTCAGACTTTAGATTGGCAGCATCTGAGTTTCTCTCCTCCATTTTCGATTTGATCCCAGTTACAGACCAGGCTTGATGTCAACCCCTCGTATAGATagaatttgtatatatatatatatatatatatattaaaaaagttGATCTAATTTTGGGAAACGTGACAAAATAGGAATGAAATGAAATGAGTATATTTTAACTAAATTATTCTTTGAGATTAGCTCAAGGGTTACCACATGTTAGACTTTGTCGCTTATATGGTTTagtctttgaatttttttttttaattaaatatattttataataattaattcatttataAGATTTTGCCAAATAATGTGTTGACACATTGGTGATCTCAAGTGGCACTTAAAGTCATAAATCAACAATCAAATATTAACGAAATGGAGTTTAGCTGTTAAAaaaattaagcattttaagtCCAACTTTCGAATAAGAATAAAAAGTTTTGTTaccaatataaaaaaatattattaaaagttGGTACTTTGTAAAAAGTTGTCACATTACATAAGCTACCAAAAATAACAATCTTTGGGTAACTCTTTGAAATTATTGGTTACACATATTTGTCAAATTGTTTGGTCCTTAATCCAATAATTTGATGGAACCATTAGTAACTCATGATTACTAATTGTTAGTTACTAGTTTGATATCTCGTTAAAACTATATAAAACTCATACTTCACAAACTAGTAACCATATGTTACTATTTCAATAACTATTTGTCTGAatcatttttttaaatggtttaattTCTCAGTTTTTCTAAACTGTTGAAGTTTTCCCCCATTTTTTAATTTAGATAAAACCAAATAccataattaaaacataaatattcTTTAAAATCTGTATATTTGGTACAAATTCAACTGAAATCTTCTCTTCTAGTCACTTTATAGAGCTCATTTTCTCAGATTTTTCATGCATCACATACCAAGTCAACTCACAATAAAAATTTAAAGATCCATTGGTCTTTATTTATCTTACAAGCATTAGTAATACTAAGTCACAATCTTCATCATTATTCTGTTTTGGCAAGCTTGAAATGTTCTGAGGGCTTAGTTCCATTAAGGCCTTTCTTTCTGGAATGAGCTATATAGTTCGTTACTGTAGTCTCTCTATACTTTGGGGGATTATTTTCTGATAACAACTCATTGATAGGTCCGTACAATTTGGAAGTTGACAATAAACCTGTGTGGAAAAAGCCTGCAATAGATACTCTAGGACCCACATGACTGGCCAAAACTCTGTGCTCAACACATTTGAATCTGTCGTTTGTTATAAGCTgaagaaaatgaagaacaaaaaatattatatgaagaagaaagaaaaaaaaacttgttgTTTATTAAGACATACTTAAGACCATAACTATAGTGAGTCAACTCTTTTATGAGAGTGCTAAATAGGCTTATGATATTCTTATGTAGCTAAATAAACGGTTTTGTGAGCACTCAAATTTGATTTGAGCAGTGCTATGGTTAACCACCTATTTCAACCTCTTAGTCAGCCTCTGTCTCCAAAAAAAACATGTCATTACTGTACCAAAGACATAGTTTCTAATATTTCTTGATATTCTGGTTATTTACCATGCGTGttcgaaaaaaaaaaaacttattttcaacactataaactattcagaatttttcaaactACAATGAACACTACATagtaaaaaaaatggaagaaaaaaaatactcCAACATGTGTTTTTGGAAACGGAAGTTAACTAAGAGGTTGAAATAGAAGGTTGTTGTTAGCATTAACCTCCTCAAATTTTAGTATTTGAAACTCATATCCATTAAAGAGTATATAGTATTACCTGAAGAAGATCTCCAATGTTTACCACTAGAGCTCCAGGATGAGGAGAAACGTCAACCCACTCATTGTTATTCAAAACTTGTAGACCACCAATGTCATCTTGAAGCAATACAGTGAGAAAGTCAATATCAACGTGCTTAGTTACCCCCATAGTTAGTTCTGGTTGCGGGCATGGTGGATAGTAATGGCATAAAAGCACCAACCCTTCGGGGCAATCTATGTCATTCAAGTGATTCGGATTCAGCCCTAGAGCCTCTGAGATCAACTCGAACAACAAAATCCCTACTTTCATTACTTGCTTCGAGTACTCAACAAGTATGTCTCTTcaagttgaaaaaaaaatacttagtTTATTTAGATTGTTACATACACCAAGAACAACTTGTTTGTTTCACAAATAGTACTATAGATAAGAAAAGTGCATACCTACATACAAGAGGCAAATCCTCTAGATTAGGAGGGTCAGGAGCCATTCGAACAAAAAAGCTATCCCTCCAATCTACAGATGGGGAGGAATAGAGATTATTGTTGGTGTTATAGACCAATGGCTTAGTAAAGTCTCTTGTATAAAAGGCTTTCTTCACCTCAGTATCTTGCTCGTAAAATCGACGAACTCCTTCTTTCATTTCTTCCATAACACTTTTTGGTATGCTATGGTTGACAATTTGGAAGAACCCTCCATTCTCAGAGGCTTCTCTCACTCTATCGACGATCTCCTTTCTCCCAAATGGATCTCCATTGAGACCACCAAGGTCTATAATTGGAATACTAAATTGGGCATCATTTACAATAGGGTTATCATCACATATTGATTTGTAGAAAAAGGGAGGAATCTGAGTGATCCCAGCATCAACAAGGCCTTTCACTCCCACTTTGCTCTCATCGAAAGCTTTAAGTTCACTTGCTCTATCATATTCAGCCTTTACAGAGGCTGCATGTGAGTTTGTCTCCATCATTTTCGATTTGAGCTTAGACACAGCTTGAGATCACCTTCTTTTATAGGTAGGAATTGTATTTGTTAAAAAATGAATCATATTCTGGGAAACGTGACAAAATTGGAATTTAATAAagtgagtatatatatatatatatattttaacttATCAAAGTTGCCTGCTTGGATAAAATTATTCTTTGAGCTTAGCTCATTGCTTACCACACAGTAGACTTTATCACTTTTATGTGGTTATGAACCGGCGGACCCACACATAgacaaaaaaaaatatgtgttttAATTAAGGGTTATTTGCAGTGAAATTACTTAAATTATTATGTCTGTAGCACTTAAGTATCAAAGTTATTTTTTTGGTGACAAAAGTACATTCTGTGCATGTTTTTGTGCAGTTTGGCACAACCATCAATTCTCACTGTTAAGTTCGTATGTAACACGTAGGCAGAAGTACCAAATTAATAAAGAGATATTTGCAGCTAAAGTACCCAATTTAAAAAATGATTGCAGCGAAAATATTCAATTTAAGAGATGATTGCAGTGAAAGTACCCAAGTTATAAACAAATTTCATACTATGTAGGTGGACTTAATGACGAAACAGACAACTGCACTAAACTGCATCAAAACATGGACGAGAGGTACTTTTGCcgccaaaaaaataacttaagtaCTTAAGTActacaaacacaataatttatctagtttcctaatatctctttaattaattaatatatatatatatatttattgaaaaCTAATATTTAGCAAAATAGACTTTGACATAATTGAcaagttgatatatatatatatatatgtaagtcTTCCGGAGAAATATTGTTTTtcctttatatatacatatagtttattattttaattatgccACTAGTTATGGTTATGGAGTAGGTTTgtgttttataattattattatacgAAATCAACCACGTGGGGAATGAATTACATGCCTAtggataacccaaatggcatggCTGAAAATGACAATATGTTATCCCAATAATGTTAACACAAAATTAATTATTCTCTATATTAGTTATTCAATATATAGCAAGTGGATTCTAAAACAGTCAATATtcaatcaatatatatacataatatagtgatgaaaataaaaaaaaatacaacaaaagAATACAATAGATTAATTATATACACTTGAATTAATATATGATGATTAAAGGCACGAGGCTAGGTCTCTTCTACAACCATATCACTATAGCTCTCGATGAGTTCTCGCCAactttaatttgattaatatttgGGTCTCTGCTTGATGAAATATATTGAGTTCAATTTATT
It encodes the following:
- the LOC133819930 gene encoding 1-aminocyclopropane-1-carboxylate oxidase homolog 1-like, with the translated sequence MVETNSPAAPLKVEYDRASEVKAFDESKVGVKGLVDAGITQIPPFFYKSICDDNPVVNDAQFSIPIIDLGGLNGDPFGRKEIVDRVRAASENGGFFQIVNHSIPKSVMEEMKEGVRQFYEQDTEVKKALYTRDFTKPLVYNTNNNLYSSPSADWRVTFLVRMAPDPPNLEDLPLVCRDILVEYSKQVMKVGILVFELISEALGLNPNHLHDIDCTEGLVLLCHYYPPCPQPELTMGVTKHADIDFLTVLLQDDIGGLQVLNNNEWVDVSPHPGALVVNIGDLLQLITNDRFKSVEHRVLASHVGPRVSIAGFFCTGVLSTSKLYGPISELLSKNNPPKYRETTVKDYIAHSGKKGLDGTKPSDHFKLAKAE
- the LOC133819925 gene encoding 1-aminocyclopropane-1-carboxylate oxidase homolog 3-like: MEERNSDAANLKSEYDRASEVKAFDETKAGVKGLVDAGITQIPRFFHKTILCDDSISTHDPRESHFSVPVIDLGGLNGDPFERREIVDRVREASENGGFFQIVNHGIPVSVMEEMKDGVRRFFEQETEVKKEFYTRDFTKPLVYNTNNSLYSSPSADWRDTFLVRMAPHPPKPEDLPHVCRDILVEYSKQVMKVGVFLFELISEALGLNPNHLNEMDCAEGLSLSCHYCPPCPQPELTMSVAKHADIDFLTVLLQDDIGGLQVLNDSKWIDVSPRSGALVVNIGDILQLITNDRFKSVEHRVMASHDGPRISIAGFFFTGVLPTSKLYGPIKELLSENNPPKYKEITVKDYTIQFSKKGLDGTKALDHFKLKLDETE
- the LOC133819931 gene encoding 1-aminocyclopropane-1-carboxylate oxidase homolog 1-like, which translates into the protein MMETNSHAASVKAEYDRASELKAFDESKVGVKGLVDAGITQIPPFFYKSICDDNPIVNDAQFSIPIIDLGGLNGDPFGRKEIVDRVREASENGGFFQIVNHSIPKSVMEEMKEGVRRFYEQDTEVKKAFYTRDFTKPLVYNTNNNLYSSPSVDWRDSFFVRMAPDPPNLEDLPLVCRDILVEYSKQVMKVGILLFELISEALGLNPNHLNDIDCPEGLVLLCHYYPPCPQPELTMGVTKHVDIDFLTVLLQDDIGGLQVLNNNEWVDVSPHPGALVVNIGDLLQLITNDRFKCVEHRVLASHVGPRVSIAGFFHTGLLSTSKLYGPINELLSENNPPKYRETTVTNYIAHSRKKGLNGTKPSEHFKLAKTE